The Ensifer adhaerens genome contains a region encoding:
- a CDS encoding Thivi_2564 family membrane protein: MGLLIGILITFLVIVLVLYLVQRLPLDARAKQIVQIIVIIIGIISLLKYLAVF, from the coding sequence ATGGGGCTGCTTATCGGAATTCTGATTACCTTCCTCGTCATCGTGCTGGTGCTCTATCTCGTCCAGCGTCTGCCGCTCGACGCGCGCGCCAAGCAGATCGTCCAGATCATCGTCATCATCATCGGCATCATCTCTCTGTTGAAATATCTCGCCGTCTTCTGA
- a CDS encoding META domain-containing protein, which yields MLKIITAVSCACVAIEMASMQPVAAENVPPQLVATWLAEDIGGGGVIDNLQSTLEIREDGTYGGMAGCNHFTGTFSLSGSKITFGPAASTRKMCVPAVMNQEQKFLKALSNELSWSVEGSKLVLGKAGGGIALKLASMTAASGGADVTIRVPGADAVDRQSVRYDCGGKAIEAEYINAGPVSLVTFTIDGTFVVASNVIAASGAKYAGGQYVWWTKGEEATLYDATKGDEDRGTACKPAS from the coding sequence ATGCTGAAAATCATAACCGCCGTTTCCTGCGCCTGTGTCGCGATCGAAATGGCATCGATGCAGCCGGTTGCGGCGGAAAACGTGCCGCCGCAGCTCGTCGCCACCTGGCTTGCCGAAGATATCGGTGGGGGTGGGGTCATCGACAATCTCCAGTCGACCCTGGAGATCCGCGAGGACGGGACCTATGGCGGCATGGCCGGCTGCAACCATTTCACCGGTACTTTCAGTCTCTCCGGCTCGAAGATCACCTTCGGCCCGGCGGCATCGACACGCAAGATGTGCGTGCCCGCGGTGATGAACCAGGAGCAGAAGTTCCTCAAGGCGCTCAGCAACGAGCTTTCCTGGTCGGTGGAAGGATCGAAGCTCGTGCTTGGCAAGGCCGGCGGCGGCATCGCCCTGAAACTGGCGTCTATGACGGCAGCGTCTGGAGGCGCCGACGTGACGATCCGCGTTCCCGGCGCCGATGCGGTGGACCGGCAATCGGTCCGCTACGACTGCGGCGGCAAGGCGATCGAGGCGGAATACATCAATGCCGGCCCGGTTTCGCTGGTGACCTTCACCATCGACGGCACATTCGTCGTCGCCTCAAACGTGATAGCTGCGTCCGGAGCCAAATATGCCGGCGGGCAATATGTCTGGTGGACGAAGGGCGAGGAAGCAACGCTGTATGATGCCACCAAAGGCGACGAGGATCGGGGAACCGCCTGCAAGCCGGCATCCTGA
- the dxr gene encoding 1-deoxy-D-xylulose-5-phosphate reductoisomerase, translating to MASHDSAKRRLTILGSTGSIGTNTLDVIERLGGRERFDVVAVTGNGNIPLLAEQAVKVRAELAVTANDSQYENLKAALAGTGIQVAAGKSGLIEAAERNADWVMAAIVGNAGLAPTLAAARRGADIALANKECLVSAGSLFIDAVKKGGGRLLPVDSEHNAIFQVLEEHQRHAVERIILTASGGPFRTKSLEEMRHVTADVARAHPNWSMGLKISIDSASMFNKALEMIEAKHLFALEPAQVEVIVHPQSVIHSMVGYTDGSVLAQLGCPDMRTAIGYALSYPSRCSLPIERLDFAKLSRLDFEAPDEVRFPAIRLARRAMVEGGVQGAVLNGAKETALDAFIAGRTGFLAMAEIVEKVMDKLADLPAAATMDDVFAADEKARHLAAGLLR from the coding sequence ATGGCATCCCACGACAGTGCGAAGCGCCGACTGACGATCCTCGGCTCGACCGGTTCGATCGGCACCAACACGCTCGACGTTATCGAGCGCCTTGGCGGCCGTGAGCGCTTCGACGTCGTCGCCGTCACCGGCAACGGCAACATTCCCCTGCTCGCCGAGCAGGCCGTGAAAGTTCGCGCCGAACTCGCCGTCACCGCCAACGATAGCCAGTACGAAAACCTGAAGGCCGCGCTCGCCGGCACCGGCATTCAGGTTGCCGCCGGCAAGAGCGGCCTGATCGAGGCGGCCGAGCGCAACGCGGACTGGGTGATGGCGGCGATTGTCGGCAATGCCGGCTTGGCGCCGACGCTTGCCGCGGCCCGCCGCGGCGCCGACATCGCGCTTGCCAACAAGGAGTGCCTGGTTTCCGCCGGCAGTCTGTTCATCGACGCGGTGAAGAAAGGCGGCGGTCGGCTGCTTCCGGTCGACAGCGAACACAATGCCATCTTCCAGGTTCTGGAAGAACACCAGCGCCATGCGGTCGAGCGTATCATCCTGACCGCTTCCGGCGGCCCGTTCCGCACCAAGTCGCTGGAAGAAATGCGTCACGTGACGGCGGACGTGGCGCGCGCCCATCCGAACTGGTCGATGGGGCTGAAAATCTCGATCGACAGCGCCTCTATGTTCAACAAGGCGTTGGAGATGATCGAGGCAAAGCACCTCTTCGCGCTCGAACCCGCGCAGGTCGAGGTGATCGTGCACCCGCAGTCGGTGATCCACTCGATGGTCGGCTATACCGACGGATCGGTGCTCGCCCAGCTCGGCTGCCCGGACATGCGCACCGCCATCGGCTATGCGCTCTCCTATCCGAGCCGCTGCAGCCTGCCGATCGAGCGGCTCGATTTCGCCAAGCTGTCGCGCCTCGATTTCGAGGCGCCGGACGAAGTGCGCTTCCCTGCCATCCGCCTGGCGCGGCGCGCCATGGTCGAAGGCGGCGTGCAGGGTGCGGTCCTCAACGGCGCCAAGGAAACCGCGCTCGACGCGTTCATCGCCGGCCGCACCGGCTTTCTCGCCATGGCAGAGATCGTCGAAAAGGTCATGGACAAGCTTGCCGACCTGCCGGCGGCCGCAACGATGGACGACGTCTTTGCCGCCGACGAAAAAGCCCGGCACTTGGCGGCCGGGCTGCTTCGGTAA
- the hemA gene encoding 5-aminolevulinate synthase produces MDFENFFKNELDGLHQEGRYRVFADLARHRGQFPKAARHTAEGVQEVTVWCSNDYLGMGQHSVVTEAMKRAIDECGAGAGGTRNISGTNHYHVLLERELADLHGKESALLFTSGYVSNWAALGTLCSKIPGVIVFSDAGNHASMIEGIRHSKCERVIFKHNSVADLEAKLAAADPRAPKLIAFESVYSMDGDIAPIKEFCDLADKYGAMTYLDEVHAVGMYGPRGGGIAEREGLMHRLTVIEGTLGKAFGVMGGYITGSAALCDFIRSFASGFIFTTALPPTLAAGALASIRHLKESQVERFAHQERVRRLRSLLDQRGIPHMPNPSHIVPVMVGDAAKCKWISDLLLDNFGVYVQPINYPTVPKKTERLRITPTPLHSDADIDHLVGALHSLWSRCALARAVA; encoded by the coding sequence ATGGATTTCGAGAATTTCTTTAAGAACGAGCTGGACGGGCTGCATCAGGAAGGCCGCTACCGGGTTTTCGCAGACCTCGCCCGTCATCGCGGCCAATTCCCGAAGGCCGCGCGCCATACGGCTGAAGGCGTTCAGGAAGTCACCGTCTGGTGTTCGAACGACTATCTCGGCATGGGCCAGCATTCTGTCGTCACCGAGGCGATGAAGCGCGCCATCGACGAATGCGGCGCCGGCGCCGGCGGCACCCGCAACATTTCCGGTACCAACCATTACCACGTCCTGCTTGAGCGCGAGCTCGCGGACCTGCATGGCAAGGAATCGGCGCTGCTCTTTACTTCGGGCTACGTGTCCAACTGGGCCGCGCTCGGAACGCTCTGTTCCAAGATTCCCGGTGTTATCGTCTTCTCGGACGCCGGGAATCACGCTTCGATGATCGAGGGGATCCGTCACTCCAAGTGCGAACGCGTCATCTTCAAGCATAATTCGGTCGCTGACCTCGAGGCCAAGCTCGCTGCCGCCGATCCGCGTGCGCCGAAGCTCATCGCTTTCGAGTCCGTCTATTCGATGGATGGCGACATCGCGCCGATCAAGGAATTCTGCGACCTCGCCGACAAGTACGGCGCCATGACCTATCTCGACGAAGTGCATGCGGTCGGCATGTACGGTCCGCGCGGCGGCGGCATTGCCGAGCGCGAAGGCCTGATGCACCGCCTGACGGTGATCGAAGGCACGCTCGGCAAGGCTTTCGGCGTGATGGGCGGCTACATCACCGGCTCAGCCGCACTCTGCGACTTCATCCGCTCGTTTGCCTCCGGCTTCATCTTCACGACGGCGCTGCCGCCGACGCTTGCCGCCGGTGCGCTCGCCTCGATCCGCCACCTGAAGGAAAGCCAGGTCGAACGTTTCGCGCACCAGGAGCGTGTGCGTCGTCTGCGCTCGCTGCTCGACCAGCGCGGCATTCCGCACATGCCGAACCCGAGCCATATCGTGCCGGTCATGGTTGGCGACGCTGCCAAGTGCAAGTGGATCTCGGATCTCCTGCTCGACAATTTCGGCGTCTACGTGCAGCCGATCAACTATCCGACGGTGCCGAAGAAGACCGAGCGCCTGCGCATCACCCCGACGCCGCTCCATTCGGATGCCGACATCGACCATCTCGTCGGCGCGCTGCATTCGCTGTGGTCGCGCTGTGCGCTGGCCCGCGCTGTCGCGTAA
- a CDS encoding FAD binding domain-containing protein, translating into MYETQYHRASSVQDAVSRMDAAGEGKYVSGGMTLIPTMKQRLASPSDLIDLRHIAEMQGISVNGRSVRIGAATTHYDVASSAALKAVCPAICSLASHIGDPHVRHMGTIGGSIANNDPAADYPAAMLGLGATIVTNRREIAADDFFTGLFETALEDSEIVVAVSFDAPAKAAYQKFANPASRYAMTGVFVAKRDNGEVRVAVTGAGANGVFRQAEMEAALAANWTPDALGNISVDASELLSDIHADAAYRANLVKVMAKRAVAAA; encoded by the coding sequence ATGTACGAGACCCAATATCACCGGGCGTCCTCGGTTCAGGACGCCGTCAGCCGAATGGATGCGGCCGGCGAAGGCAAGTACGTCTCCGGCGGCATGACCCTCATTCCGACGATGAAACAGCGGCTGGCGTCGCCGAGCGATCTGATCGACCTTCGGCACATCGCCGAGATGCAGGGCATCTCAGTCAACGGCCGATCCGTGCGGATCGGCGCGGCCACGACCCATTATGACGTCGCCTCGTCGGCGGCGCTCAAAGCCGTCTGTCCGGCGATCTGCAGCCTTGCCAGCCATATCGGCGATCCGCATGTGCGACACATGGGCACGATCGGCGGCTCCATCGCCAACAACGATCCGGCGGCGGATTATCCGGCAGCGATGCTCGGGCTCGGCGCGACGATCGTGACCAACCGGCGGGAGATCGCGGCCGACGATTTCTTCACCGGTCTGTTCGAAACGGCGCTGGAAGACAGCGAGATCGTCGTCGCGGTCAGCTTCGACGCCCCGGCAAAGGCCGCCTACCAGAAGTTCGCCAACCCGGCCTCGCGCTACGCGATGACCGGTGTCTTCGTCGCCAAGCGCGACAATGGCGAGGTCCGGGTCGCGGTCACGGGTGCGGGCGCAAATGGCGTTTTCCGTCAGGCGGAGATGGAGGCAGCCCTTGCTGCCAACTGGACGCCGGATGCGCTTGGCAATATTAGCGTCGATGCCTCGGAGCTGCTCTCCGACATTCACGCGGATGCGGCCTATCGCGCCAATCTGGTGAAGGTCATGGCCAAACGCGCCGTTGCGGCGGCATGA
- a CDS encoding xanthine dehydrogenase family protein molybdopterin-binding subunit produces MGVEGIGARVARKEDKRFLTGKGRYTDDMSVPGMKYAVFVRSPHAHAKILKVDGSAAIGMPGVIGVLDGKQLLADGIGNLICGWMIHSKDGSPMKMGAWRPLAHETVRYVGDAVAIVVADSVAEARDAAEAVVVEYQELPVVIDASKALEAGQPQLHPEAPGNLIFDWQIGDEAATDKAIGAAAHVTEITIHNNRLSPNPMEPRAALGIYDAGDDHYTCYTTSQNPHVARLVMSAFYNVAPENKLRVIAPDVGGGFGSKIYIYPEEIVCLWASKRTGVPVKWTSDRTEAFLTDAHGRDHVSKVKMAFDANNRIIGLKVDTIANLGAYMSLFSSAVPTYLYATLLSGQYDIPAIHANVRTVYTNTAPVDAYRGAGRPEATYLLERTMETAARELGVSPAELRRVNFIRSFPHQTPVIMNYDAGDYDASLEAAMKAADWNGFAGRKAEAAGRGMKRGIGMSCYIEACGIAPSAAVGSLGAGVGLWESAEVRVNAVGTIEVLTGSHSHGQGHETTFAQLVADRFGVPIDSVNIVHGDTDKVQMGMGTYGSRSGAVGMSAVVKALDKVEAKAKKIAAHLMEADESDIVIENGELKVAGTDKAVPWFQMALAAYTAHNLPAGMEPGLKEGAFYDPANFTFPAGCYICEVEVDPETGRTKIIQFVAADDFGNIINPMIVEGQVHGGIAQGIGQALLEGVHYDPSGQLLTASYMDYAMPRADDLPSFQVSTSNTPCPNNPLGIKGCGEAGAIGSPPALINAITDAIGNNALTMPATPQKVWAAAHAAK; encoded by the coding sequence ATGGGCGTTGAAGGCATTGGCGCGCGCGTGGCGCGCAAGGAGGACAAGCGGTTCCTGACCGGCAAGGGCCGCTATACGGACGACATGTCCGTGCCGGGGATGAAATATGCGGTGTTCGTGCGCAGCCCGCATGCGCATGCGAAGATCCTCAAAGTCGACGGGTCGGCGGCGATCGGCATGCCAGGCGTGATCGGCGTGCTCGACGGCAAGCAGTTGCTCGCCGATGGTATCGGCAACCTGATCTGCGGCTGGATGATCCATTCCAAGGACGGATCGCCGATGAAGATGGGCGCCTGGCGGCCGCTCGCGCACGAGACCGTGCGATACGTCGGCGATGCTGTGGCGATCGTCGTTGCCGACAGCGTCGCCGAGGCGCGTGATGCTGCCGAAGCCGTCGTCGTCGAATACCAGGAGCTTCCCGTCGTGATCGACGCCTCAAAGGCGCTTGAGGCGGGACAGCCGCAGCTTCACCCGGAAGCGCCTGGTAACCTGATCTTCGACTGGCAGATCGGCGACGAAGCGGCGACCGACAAGGCGATCGGCGCTGCGGCGCATGTCACCGAAATCACCATCCACAACAACCGGCTTTCGCCCAACCCGATGGAGCCGCGTGCGGCGCTCGGCATCTACGACGCCGGAGACGACCACTATACCTGCTACACGACCAGCCAGAACCCGCATGTGGCGCGGCTGGTGATGAGCGCCTTCTATAATGTCGCGCCGGAAAACAAGCTGCGGGTGATCGCGCCCGATGTCGGCGGCGGCTTCGGCTCGAAGATCTACATCTATCCGGAGGAGATCGTCTGTCTCTGGGCGTCGAAGCGCACCGGCGTGCCGGTCAAATGGACGTCGGACCGCACCGAAGCGTTCCTCACCGATGCGCATGGTCGCGACCATGTGTCGAAGGTGAAGATGGCCTTTGACGCCAACAATCGCATCATCGGGCTCAAGGTCGATACGATCGCCAATCTCGGCGCTTACATGTCGCTGTTCTCCTCGGCGGTGCCGACTTATCTCTATGCGACGCTGCTCTCCGGGCAGTACGACATCCCGGCGATCCATGCGAATGTGCGCACCGTCTATACCAACACCGCGCCCGTCGACGCCTATCGCGGTGCCGGGCGGCCGGAGGCGACCTATCTCTTGGAACGCACGATGGAGACGGCGGCCCGCGAACTCGGCGTCTCGCCTGCCGAATTGCGTCGGGTCAATTTCATCCGCTCCTTCCCGCACCAGACGCCTGTCATCATGAACTATGACGCCGGCGACTACGACGCTTCGCTCGAAGCGGCGATGAAGGCGGCCGACTGGAACGGCTTTGCCGGTCGCAAGGCGGAAGCCGCCGGTCGCGGCATGAAGCGCGGCATCGGCATGAGCTGTTACATCGAGGCCTGCGGCATCGCACCGTCGGCAGCGGTGGGTTCGCTCGGTGCTGGCGTCGGTCTTTGGGAATCGGCCGAAGTGCGGGTCAACGCCGTCGGTACGATCGAGGTCCTGACCGGCTCGCACAGCCATGGCCAGGGCCACGAGACGACCTTTGCCCAGCTTGTCGCCGACCGCTTCGGTGTGCCGATCGACAGCGTCAACATCGTGCATGGCGATACCGACAAGGTGCAGATGGGCATGGGCACCTATGGTTCTCGTTCCGGTGCCGTCGGCATGTCGGCCGTCGTCAAGGCGCTCGACAAGGTCGAAGCCAAGGCGAAGAAGATCGCCGCACATCTGATGGAAGCGGACGAAAGCGACATCGTCATCGAAAACGGCGAACTGAAGGTCGCCGGCACCGATAAGGCCGTGCCGTGGTTCCAGATGGCGCTTGCCGCCTATACCGCCCACAATCTGCCGGCCGGCATGGAGCCGGGGTTGAAGGAAGGGGCCTTCTACGACCCTGCCAACTTCACCTTCCCGGCCGGCTGCTACATCTGCGAGGTGGAGGTCGATCCGGAAACGGGCCGAACCAAGATCATCCAGTTTGTCGCGGCCGACGACTTCGGCAACATCATCAACCCGATGATCGTCGAGGGACAGGTGCATGGCGGCATTGCCCAGGGCATCGGCCAGGCGCTGCTCGAGGGCGTGCACTACGACCCATCCGGCCAGCTGCTGACGGCGAGCTACATGGATTACGCCATGCCGCGCGCCGACGATCTGCCGTCATTCCAGGTCTCGACCTCGAACACGCCCTGCCCGAACAATCCGCTGGGCATCAAGGGCTGCGGCGAGGCCGGCGCCATCGGCTCGCCACCGGCGCTGATCAACGCCATCACAGATGCCATTGGCAACAACGCACTTACCATGCCGGCGACACCGCAGAAGGTGTGGGCGGCGGCGCACGCGGCCAAGTGA